One Microvirga lotononidis genomic window carries:
- a CDS encoding universal stress protein, producing the protein MRRAGLLARDIGAELTLLHVVDDDQPTDLVALETREAERILGEQIGAVAELRGLPSRALVIAGDPFDGILRAAASTEAGLIVMGAHRKQLLRDVFVGTTIERVIRAGPFPVLMLNGEVEQPYRTALAAIDLSEPSVLAMRTGIALGLPAGARLGLVHAFLPLAKGQMFYAGLSQDTINGYVADERIRATNELIAFLEANGLDDNGQPMCVVEEGTAFEVISKAVAQVEPDVLVMGTHGRSVLARMQLGSVTEEVLRSLDILAVPPVR; encoded by the coding sequence GTGCGGCGGGCCGGACTGTTGGCCCGGGACATCGGCGCCGAGCTGACCCTCCTGCACGTCGTCGATGACGACCAGCCGACGGACCTGGTCGCGCTCGAAACGCGCGAGGCCGAACGGATCCTCGGCGAGCAGATCGGCGCGGTGGCCGAATTGCGCGGACTCCCCTCGCGCGCCCTCGTCATCGCTGGCGACCCGTTCGACGGCATCCTGCGCGCCGCAGCATCAACGGAGGCAGGCCTCATTGTCATGGGTGCCCACCGCAAGCAGCTCCTGCGGGACGTCTTTGTCGGGACGACCATCGAGCGGGTGATCCGCGCGGGTCCGTTTCCAGTCCTGATGTTGAACGGGGAGGTGGAGCAGCCTTACCGGACGGCCCTGGCTGCCATCGACCTGTCCGAGCCGTCCGTTCTCGCCATGAGGACCGGTATAGCCTTGGGCTTGCCTGCCGGTGCCCGGCTCGGGCTCGTTCATGCCTTCCTGCCGCTGGCGAAGGGCCAGATGTTCTATGCCGGGCTCAGCCAGGACACCATCAACGGGTACGTGGCCGACGAGCGCATCCGGGCCACCAACGAGCTGATCGCGTTCCTCGAGGCGAACGGTCTCGACGATAACGGGCAACCGATGTGCGTGGTGGAGGAGGGCACCGCGTTCGAGGTGATCTCCAAGGCCGTGGCGCAGGTGGAGCCCGACGTCCTGGTCATGGGAACGCATGGCCGCTCGGTCCTCGCCAGGATGCAACTGGGCAGCGTGACCGAGGAGGTGCTGCGGTCCCTCGACATCCTTGCTGTTCCGCCTGTCCGATGA
- a CDS encoding DUF2332 domain-containing protein has product MTTAIAETYRRFAREEARGRSPLYEALSESIADDPDMLAHLADLPPAKQQPNLLLAAVRHVTGVPGGWADFRRNALAHWGEIRTVIMERSTQTNEAGRCAALLPVLALLPQPLALLEVGTSAGLCLLPDRYAYDYGVHVLRPVDMTADTPVFPCRADEATPVPKSLPRVVWRAGLDIRPLDVKDADQMAWLETLVWPEQSDRLARLRAAVQVARADPPSIVQGDLTRDLPLLVKEAPRDATLVVFHTAVLAYVSDQAQRDAFAAQALSLCDYWISNEEPRVFPSIAAKIDRELRPPLFMLAVNGQPVAAAHPHGATLDWIAEPPPANGRRKSTM; this is encoded by the coding sequence ATGACCACCGCAATCGCAGAGACTTACCGCCGCTTCGCCCGGGAGGAGGCCCGGGGTCGCTCACCGCTGTATGAGGCGCTCAGCGAGAGTATCGCAGACGACCCTGACATGCTCGCGCATCTCGCCGATCTGCCTCCGGCGAAGCAGCAGCCCAACCTTCTTCTTGCTGCTGTACGTCACGTCACCGGCGTGCCGGGGGGCTGGGCTGACTTTCGGCGCAATGCGCTCGCGCATTGGGGCGAGATCCGCACCGTAATCATGGAACGATCGACGCAGACCAACGAGGCTGGACGTTGCGCAGCCCTCCTGCCGGTCCTCGCATTGCTCCCGCAGCCCCTCGCCCTTCTCGAAGTTGGCACGTCGGCTGGCCTCTGCCTGCTGCCTGACCGCTATGCTTACGACTACGGCGTCCACGTGCTCAGGCCGGTTGACATGACGGCAGACACTCCGGTTTTTCCGTGTCGCGCGGATGAGGCCACGCCTGTGCCCAAGAGCTTGCCTCGTGTGGTTTGGCGGGCCGGCTTGGATATTCGTCCGCTTGACGTCAAGGACGCCGATCAAATGGCCTGGCTTGAGACGCTCGTCTGGCCCGAGCAGTCGGATCGGCTGGCGCGCCTACGCGCCGCCGTGCAGGTCGCCCGCGCAGACCCGCCTTCCATCGTGCAAGGAGACCTTACCCGGGATCTCCCCCTGCTCGTGAAGGAAGCTCCCCGTGACGCAACTCTGGTGGTGTTTCACACAGCCGTGCTCGCTTACGTGTCTGATCAAGCTCAACGTGACGCGTTCGCCGCGCAGGCGCTCTCATTGTGCGACTATTGGATCAGCAACGAGGAGCCGAGGGTTTTCCCAAGCATCGCAGCGAAGATCGATCGCGAGTTGCGCCCCCCTCTCTTCATGTTGGCTGTGAATGGGCAACCTGTCGCTGCGGCCCATCCCCATGGTGCGACCCTCGACTGGATTGCTGAACCGCCCCCGGCAAACGGTCGAAGGAAGAGCACCATGTGA
- a CDS encoding helix-turn-helix domain-containing protein yields MTPICLRDLTVEECARVQTLAHARTAPAQMVQRAQIIWRARHGESPSAIASRLGLDVETVRKRIHRFNAEGVEALKDRHRSGRPPTYPPEQAATVIATALIKPETLGLPFAAWTLDRLAAYLHEVKGIAMQRSRIDEILLQEGLRWHKHETWFGERVDPAFATKRGRSKRSTPHRLQAVG; encoded by the coding sequence ATGACACCGATCTGCTTACGGGATTTGACCGTTGAGGAGTGTGCACGGGTCCAGACGTTGGCTCACGCGCGCACCGCTCCGGCTCAGATGGTGCAACGGGCTCAAATCATCTGGCGCGCGCGTCACGGCGAGAGCCCATCCGCCATTGCCTCTCGCCTGGGCCTGGATGTCGAGACGGTGCGCAAGCGCATCCACCGCTTCAATGCAGAAGGAGTGGAGGCCCTGAAGGATCGGCATCGCTCCGGACGCCCGCCCACCTATCCGCCTGAGCAAGCCGCCACCGTGATCGCCACGGCGCTGATCAAGCCAGAGACGCTCGGGCTGCCGTTTGCCGCCTGGACGCTCGACCGACTGGCCGCCTACCTGCACGAGGTCAAAGGCATTGCGATGCAGCGCAGCCGCATCGACGAGATCCTGCTCCAGGAGGGCTTGCGCTGGCACAAGCATGAGACCTGGTTCGGCGAGCGGGTCGATCCGGCCTTCGCCACAAAAAGGGGGCGATCGAAACGCTCTACACCGCACCGCCTGCAGGCAGTTGGGTAG
- a CDS encoding transposase — MGPVSAKSDAGRALVQTKTRPAERAKREIDYGRRAKGYIFGAFCPATGAAFTHPYPGRGGAHWVDFLEHVEAWIPRTTQRIYAIMDNLSSHRTTDVLLFLLAHPRWEMVFQPKYAAYLNLIEPWWKILRSLALAGRRFESWDEIIDAIDRATIYWNAHRHPFVWGQRRRHRPRRSPGIALLPKAA, encoded by the coding sequence ATGGGACCGGTGAGCGCGAAGAGCGACGCGGGTCGTGCGCTGGTGCAAACAAAGACGCGACCAGCCGAGCGCGCGAAGCGGGAGATCGACTACGGCCGGCGCGCCAAGGGCTACATCTTCGGGGCCTTCTGTCCCGCGACCGGCGCAGCGTTCACGCATCCCTATCCCGGACGGGGTGGCGCGCATTGGGTCGACTTCCTGGAGCACGTTGAGGCCTGGATCCCGCGCACGACCCAGCGGATCTATGCGATCATGGATAATCTGAGTTCGCATCGCACGACCGACGTGTTGCTGTTTCTGCTCGCCCATCCGCGCTGGGAGATGGTGTTCCAGCCCAAGTACGCGGCTTATCTCAACCTGATCGAGCCGTGGTGGAAGATCCTGCGCTCGCTGGCACTGGCGGGCCGGCGGTTCGAGAGCTGGGACGAGATCATCGATGCGATCGACCGCGCCACGATCTACTGGAATGCGCATCGCCATCCCTTCGTCTGGGGTCAACGCCGCCGGCATCGGCCGCGCCGCTCACCCGGCATCGCCCTGCTGCCCAAGGCAGCATGA
- a CDS encoding AraC family transcriptional regulator, with protein sequence MTDIVLPPASASVQPASSQSPASLTLPPGYVYPGVSQEIVPVLHEFGLNPEPLIRAAGLDPRLFADGTSVIPFAALGRLYALCGTRTNCPHFGLLVGRRASILSLGLVGRLMQHADTVGDAMRALVAHLSLHDRAVAPALMLSDGMALLTFATYQAESAGVQQVLDAALGVTVNILRSLCGANWHPTEALVPRAAPAETEPYRRHFRAPVRFNQEIATLVFRARDLGLRIAGADPILWAMLEERIQQLKGVQGSEFSDDIRRLLRTRIMSRRCSAEDIAELLTMHRRTLSRRLKDSGQGYRSMTNETRFEIARQLLEDTDVSLGQIAAALGYSEASAFTRAFRRWSGQTPSAWRSESHG encoded by the coding sequence ATGACAGACATTGTGCTTCCGCCTGCGAGTGCCAGCGTACAGCCTGCCTCATCCCAATCACCAGCCAGCCTGACCCTGCCTCCCGGCTACGTCTACCCCGGCGTCTCCCAGGAGATCGTGCCGGTCCTGCACGAGTTCGGCCTCAATCCCGAGCCGCTCATCCGCGCGGCAGGCCTCGACCCGCGCCTGTTCGCCGATGGGACGAGCGTGATCCCGTTTGCAGCCCTGGGCCGGCTGTATGCCCTATGCGGGACCCGCACGAACTGTCCTCACTTCGGGCTCTTGGTCGGCCGGCGGGCGAGCATCCTGTCGCTCGGTCTGGTCGGCCGCCTGATGCAGCACGCGGACACGGTTGGCGATGCCATGCGGGCCTTGGTGGCGCACCTGAGCCTCCACGACCGGGCGGTGGCTCCCGCGCTGATGCTCAGCGACGGCATGGCCCTGCTCACCTTTGCGACCTACCAAGCGGAGAGCGCGGGCGTGCAGCAGGTCCTCGACGCCGCCCTGGGTGTGACCGTCAACATCCTGCGGAGCTTGTGCGGGGCGAACTGGCACCCAACCGAGGCTCTGGTGCCCCGAGCTGCTCCGGCGGAAACCGAGCCATACCGGCGCCACTTCCGTGCTCCAGTGCGGTTCAACCAGGAGATCGCCACTCTCGTGTTCCGGGCCCGGGACCTGGGACTCCGGATTGCCGGTGCCGATCCCATCCTCTGGGCCATGCTGGAGGAGCGGATCCAGCAATTGAAGGGCGTTCAGGGCTCCGAGTTCTCGGACGACATCCGGCGGCTGCTACGCACGCGGATCATGAGCCGGCGCTGTTCGGCCGAAGACATCGCCGAGCTGCTGACCATGCACCGCCGTACGTTGAGCCGGCGGCTCAAGGATAGCGGTCAGGGTTATCGCTCGATGACGAACGAGACCCGGTTCGAGATCGCCCGCCAGTTGCTGGAGGACACTGACGTGTCGCTCGGCCAGATCGCGGCAGCGCTGGGCTACTCCGAGGCGAGCGCCTTCACCCGTGCCTTCCGGCGCTGGTCGGGCCAGACGCCCAGCGCGTGGCGCAGCGAAAGCCACGGCTGA
- a CDS encoding DUF6894 family protein produces MPRFFFHIRDVRLGLSRDELGLDCPDVEAAYLEACRAGLDLRHEFVARGQSPQDFSIVIANAAHEFVSELPFTVVFGHRMAKNNAHP; encoded by the coding sequence ATGCCTCGGTTCTTTTTCCACATCCGGGACGTTCGTCTCGGACTGAGTCGCGACGAATTGGGGCTCGACTGCCCTGACGTGGAGGCTGCCTACCTTGAGGCGTGCCGGGCTGGCCTGGACCTGAGGCATGAGTTTGTGGCCCGGGGCCAGTCTCCGCAGGACTTTTCCATCGTGATCGCCAATGCCGCGCACGAGTTCGTCTCCGAACTTCCGTTCACTGTCGTGTTCGGTCATCGGATGGCCAAGAATAATGCCCATCCCTAG
- a CDS encoding DJ-1/PfpI family protein, with amino-acid sequence MADFNIGFVIFPGITQLDFTGPFEVLSRLGTPPSPTVLSRFPQSAAHVIAKTLQPVSSDRGLGIMPTCTFDTSPRLDLICVPGGAGVVDALADTETVEFVRTQGGQARYVTSVCTGAFLLGAAGLLVGRRAATHWAYVDLLPLVGARHEKARIVHDGNVFTSGGVSAGIDFAISVVAELAGAEVAQAIQLAIEYDPSPPLDAGHPDQAPEPATALMIQRNESAHEGIRRRLESQRPLQ; translated from the coding sequence ATGGCCGACTTCAACATTGGCTTTGTGATCTTTCCCGGGATCACGCAACTTGACTTCACCGGCCCGTTCGAAGTCCTCAGTCGGCTGGGAACACCTCCGTCACCTACGGTCCTCAGCCGGTTTCCACAATCAGCGGCTCACGTGATCGCCAAGACGTTGCAGCCGGTTTCGAGCGACCGTGGATTGGGGATCATGCCGACGTGCACGTTCGACACCTCTCCCAGGCTCGACCTGATCTGCGTGCCGGGTGGGGCTGGCGTTGTCGATGCGCTGGCCGACACCGAGACGGTTGAGTTCGTCCGCACCCAGGGTGGGCAGGCCCGGTACGTGACGTCCGTATGCACGGGGGCCTTTCTTCTCGGGGCGGCCGGGTTGCTCGTGGGGCGTCGCGCGGCAACGCATTGGGCCTATGTCGACCTGTTGCCGCTGGTCGGCGCTCGTCACGAAAAGGCGAGGATCGTGCACGACGGCAATGTCTTCACCTCAGGTGGCGTGTCAGCGGGGATCGACTTCGCAATCAGCGTCGTCGCCGAACTAGCAGGGGCCGAGGTCGCCCAGGCTATTCAACTCGCCATCGAGTACGATCCTTCTCCTCCGCTTGATGCCGGCCACCCTGATCAGGCGCCTGAACCCGCCACCGCACTCATGATCCAGCGCAACGAAAGCGCTCATGAGGGAATCCGCCGCCGGCTGGAATCCCAGCGGCCCTTGCAATAG
- a CDS encoding winged helix-turn-helix domain-containing protein codes for MAALRIRQDYSPSDLRQRAARERDTRASLRLLAIANALEGMTRTEAARLAGMERQALHDAILRFNAEGPDGLHDRHRSGRPEQLSPGQQAALKAHILHGPEPERDGVSAWRLVDLCEYVERTYGVSYSEWGLSCLLKRLDLSRQKTRPSHPKGNPAAQAAFKKGAALSAAGRRGRAS; via the coding sequence ATGGCTGCCCTCCGGATCCGCCAGGACTACTCACCATCCGACTTACGCCAACGGGCTGCTCGTGAGAGGGACACCCGGGCCAGCCTGCGGTTGCTGGCCATTGCCAATGCGCTTGAGGGCATGACCCGAACGGAGGCCGCCCGCCTGGCCGGCATGGAACGTCAGGCTCTGCACGATGCCATCCTGCGCTTCAATGCCGAGGGACCGGACGGTCTGCATGACCGCCATCGTTCCGGTCGCCCGGAGCAGCTCAGCCCTGGTCAGCAGGCCGCTCTCAAGGCCCACATCCTGCACGGGCCGGAGCCCGAGCGCGATGGGGTGAGCGCCTGGCGTCTGGTCGATCTGTGCGAGTACGTCGAGCGGACGTATGGCGTGAGCTACAGTGAGTGGGGGCTCTCGTGCCTGCTCAAGCGGCTGGACCTGTCACGGCAGAAGACCCGGCCCTCGCACCCGAAAGGCAATCCGGCCGCCCAGGCGGCGTTCAAAAAAGGAGCTGCCCTCAGCGCTGCAGGCCGTCGCGGCAGAGCATCCTGA
- a CDS encoding IS630 family transposase: MQAVAAEHPEARLQLWCQDEARFGQKGRTTRVWYERGVRPPGVVDQRFESLYLFAACRPGTDETFALALPRVNADAMTIFLEQFARQLEPGVHAVLVLDQAGWHDARALHVPETITLLPLPPASPQLNPVERVWLYLRERYLSHRMLDDYEAVLDAVCRAWNRLLDETGRLTTLTAYPYLTASGIP; the protein is encoded by the coding sequence CTGCAGGCCGTCGCGGCAGAGCATCCTGAGGCGCGTCTTCAGCTCTGGTGCCAGGACGAAGCGCGCTTTGGCCAGAAGGGCCGGACCACCCGCGTTTGGTACGAGCGTGGGGTACGTCCGCCCGGCGTGGTCGATCAGCGCTTCGAGAGCTTGTACCTGTTTGCCGCCTGCCGTCCCGGCACGGATGAGACCTTCGCGTTGGCTCTGCCGCGGGTGAATGCCGACGCGATGACGATCTTTCTGGAGCAGTTTGCCCGGCAGCTCGAACCCGGCGTACATGCAGTGCTCGTGCTGGATCAGGCTGGCTGGCACGACGCGCGGGCCTTGCACGTGCCAGAGACGATCACGCTGTTGCCTTTGCCGCCGGCGTCACCCCAGCTGAACCCGGTGGAGCGGGTCTGGCTCTACCTGCGTGAGCGCTATCTCTCGCATCGGATGCTCGACGATTATGAAGCCGTGTTGGACGCGGTCTGCCGCGCCTGGAACCGGCTCCTCGATGAGACAGGCCGTCTCACAACATTGACGGCCTACCCGTATCTCACTGCGTCAGGAATTCCATGA
- a CDS encoding transposase, with product MGPVSAKSYAGRALVQTKTRPAERARQEIDYGRRAKGYIFGAFCPATGAAFTHPYPGRGGAHWVDFLEHVEAWIPSSTKRVYAIMDNLSSHRTTDVLLFLLAHPRWEMVFQPKYAAYLNLIEPWWKILRSLASAGRRFESWDEIIDAIDRATTYWNAHRHPFVWGQRRRHRTRRSPGIALLPKAA from the coding sequence ATGGGACCGGTGAGCGCGAAGAGCTACGCGGGTCGTGCGCTGGTGCAAACAAAGACACGGCCGGCCGAGCGCGCGAGGCAGGAGATCGACTATGGTCGGCGCGCCAAGGGCTACATCTTCGGGGCCTTCTGTCCAGCGACCGGCGCAGCGTTCACGCATCCCTATCCCGGACGGGGTGGCGCGCACTGGGTCGACTTCCTGGAGCACGTTGAGGCCTGGATCCCGAGTTCGACCAAGCGGGTCTATGCGATCATGGATAATCTGAGTTCGCATCGCACGACCGACGTGTTGCTGTTTCTGCTCGCCCATCCGCGCTGGGAGATGGTGTTCCAGCCCAAGTACGCGGCTTATCTCAACCTGATCGAGCCGTGGTGGAAGATCCTGCGCTCGCTGGCATCGGCGGGCCGGCGGTTCGAGAGCTGGGACGAGATCATCGATGCGATCGACCGCGCCACGACCTACTGGAATGCGCATCGCCATCCCTTCGTCTGGGGTCAACGCCGCCGCCATCGGACCCGCCGCTCACCCGGCATCGCCCTGCTGCCCAAGGCAGCATGA
- a CDS encoding helix-turn-helix domain-containing protein: MTPICLRDLTAEECARVQTLAHARTAPAQMVQRAQIIWRARHGESASAIASRLGLDVETVRRRIHRFNAEGVEALKDRHRSGRPPTYPPEQAATVIATALIKPETLGLPFAAWTLDRLAAYLHEVKGIAMQRSRIDEILLQEGLRWHKHETWFGERVDPAFATKRGRSKRSTPHRLQAVV; this comes from the coding sequence ATGACACCGATCTGCTTACGGGATTTGACCGCTGAGGAGTGTGCACGGGTCCAGACGTTGGCTCACGCGCGCACCGCTCCGGCTCAGATGGTGCAACGGGCTCAAATCATCTGGCGCGCGCGTCACGGCGAGAGCGCATCCGCCATTGCCTCTCGCCTGGGCCTGGATGTCGAGACGGTGCGAAGGCGCATCCACCGCTTCAATGCAGAAGGAGTGGAGGCCCTGAAGGATCGGCATCGCTCCGGCCGCCCGCCCACCTATCCGCCTGAGCAAGCCGCCACCGTGATCGCCACGGCGCTGATCAAGCCAGAGACGCTCGGGCTGCCGTTTGCCGCCTGGACGCTCGACCGGCTGGCCGCCTACCTGCACGAGGTCAAAGGCATTGCGATGCAGCGCAGCCGCATCGACGAGATCCTGCTCCAGGAGGGCTTGCGCTGGCACAAGCATGAGACCTGGTTCGGCGAGCGGGTCGATCCGGCCTTCGCCACAAAAAGGGGGCGATCGAAACGCTCTACACCGCACCGCCTGCAGGCAGTTGTGTGA
- a CDS encoding IclR family transcriptional regulator: MSALRNAAAVLRCFTAATPELSVTDIVERLGLAKSTTSWLLKLMAEEGFLEVAAASRRYRPGPLLIASGHLFRTTSSLVGAVHEFIAVVVAEVGHTGYISILDGTDVFAIRMHPGSHHLRVVTPIGLRLPAFATAVGRSLLARNSDEDVRELFQRPLPRISDQAPGTLDELLPRLATVRQAGFAEADDEGNRGVGSVAVSIADPAAREAVSACISFPLSNVSADERQAIRGRLVSGASELGRRFDDSFWTSRPMPSARVRHTAA; encoded by the coding sequence ATGAGTGCACTTCGCAATGCCGCCGCCGTCCTGCGCTGCTTCACCGCGGCCACGCCGGAGCTGTCCGTCACGGACATCGTCGAGCGTCTCGGCCTCGCCAAAAGCACCACCTCCTGGCTCCTGAAGCTGATGGCCGAGGAGGGCTTTCTCGAGGTGGCCGCTGCCAGCCGTCGCTATCGACCCGGACCTCTCCTCATCGCATCGGGCCACCTCTTCCGCACAACCTCGTCGCTGGTTGGGGCCGTCCACGAATTCATCGCCGTCGTCGTCGCCGAGGTCGGCCACACCGGATACATCTCGATCCTCGATGGGACGGACGTCTTCGCCATCCGGATGCATCCCGGCAGCCATCATCTCCGGGTCGTGACCCCGATCGGCCTGCGCCTGCCGGCTTTCGCAACCGCCGTGGGGCGCAGCCTTCTCGCCCGCAATTCGGACGAGGACGTCCGCGAACTGTTCCAGCGTCCCCTGCCAAGGATTTCGGACCAGGCTCCAGGGACCTTGGACGAGTTGCTCCCACGCCTCGCCACCGTGCGCCAGGCGGGCTTCGCCGAAGCCGACGACGAGGGCAACAGGGGGGTCGGCTCGGTGGCCGTCTCGATTGCCGACCCGGCTGCCAGGGAGGCGGTTTCCGCCTGCATCTCGTTTCCGCTGTCGAACGTCTCGGCCGACGAGCGTCAGGCGATCCGGGGAAGACTCGTCTCCGGGGCGAGCGAGCTCGGTCGCCGCTTCGACGATTCCTTCTGGACCTCCCGTCCGATGCCATCGGCCCGGGTCCGGCACACGGCAGCCTGA